The sequence ATCGTGATCGATAAACGCTAATAGGTCGTCCATGAGCACTTGTACGACCACATTTTAGCAATGCAAGTGCAAGCGTTTTACCTGAAAGGTGATGTGTCCTAAAGTAAGAATGCAGACAAAGCTCAGGGTAGGGCAGGGTAAGAGTTAGTATTAATTTCTGATAACTGGCCAGTGTTTGGCGCCCTTGCCCTGTttatttagtaatattttttattttgcctttgGTTTTTCGTTTGTTTACATTTCTTAAAGTCAATATTTTGTTGGTACGTGTACGGCCGGTATTTAACTAGGCATTCTTATTTAACTGAACTATACTATGACACTCTTTAGAAGCACCTTGTGTCGTCGTTTACGCTCTCATACCAAATTGCAtagaacatttatttatttcttctaatcAATAGGTAACTTATCATTTTCTGCATAGCAAAAAAGTAGGTTATCGCACCATTTGGtgattattttaattgtattttattttatatttgctaCAGAAATTAGTTTAAGATTTGGAGTATAAAAAAGATTAATTATGATATGCAATGTAGCCAATAAACATATTTGAAATTCGTCTTTTCTTACAGAGCCCTTAACCATGGATATTGTTGGTGATCCATTCAATGGCGATCCATTCTTTATAACGCTTTATGCTAAGCAAGTTGGGCTGTTCTTGTGTTTTCGACGTGGCAGATTAGTGGGACTGGTAAGTTGAGATagtaaatttattgtaataacATTCAAAGAAGGTAGCATGCACACATTATttgctaaaataataaaaaatttaatacaccaTCATTTAAATTAGGCTTAAAtggttcataaaaaaatttaaaagtctaCACATAGCAAATAACAGTTTGGCACTAATTTTTGTAgtctaattaaaatattatcaaaaaatttgctatttttgagttaattttCAAAGCCTACAAACTCTCCAAATTCTCCACTTTGTTGAATTTCATTGGCAAGCTTGGTATATGCGTCATTTTTGCAAAACCTaaaactttacaaatttttcgcAATCCAAATAAGTTTGTGATGTAGTGTTTATTAAGTACATACATCAAATTAGAAGCCAGAAGCTCATACAAAAATTCACAAAGACTCCAAATTCCTCAATTGTTTAGTTGTCAAAATAAAGCGGACTatacaaatatttcaataccagaaaaagaagaaacaatATGTTAATAGTGATACGAGTATAGTATTAGTTTGCAaagttaattgtttaaaaaattgagCATAAATCAAATACAGGCATATTCACATGTGTGGGACAATGAGAAGTGcagtattttttaatgataatagAAATTTACGAGCATGGGCAACTTATTAGACAACTGTTGATACGCAATTTGGCGGCGGAAATCCCTCTGacgtacatatgaatacaaaattatttatttatttgccagTCAGACAAAAATGCTTTAGATACAAGAGACAAGAGATTCTCAAGGGACTCGATTTGAAGTGGagtttatgaaaattattttaattcttttaattgaaataatatctTATCGTATATAATTTTAGAATAATCATTTTTAACGTTTCCACCTTCACCTCAATCATTATTTTATCTCCCTTTCtagtttttcatttgtttaattgctatttttctctctctctctctttctctttctgCTTTTCTTGCCGTTTATAGAAACAGCTCTCGCGCGATTGTCACTTCAGTGAGACCATGGAACATGGCCACTACATGTACGCGAATGCCTACAATGCAACGCTGCGTGTTGGCTTCACGAAGCGCTTCAAGCCCATCGGACCAAAGCGTCTGCAGCATGGGCATATCATCAGCAAGGACCACTTTCTCTTCGAGCGTCGTCATTTAGCAGATATTATCACTAGTAGAATcaccgcaacaacaacaaccaccacGACCACAACCACCTCCACTACCACGACAACTACACGTATACCCAAAGTCACACGCATCCAACGCAACAGAAACAATgcccataacaacaacaataacgacaATAGACCCCCGTTGAAGCACTCCGTTGCGCAGGAgagccaacaacaacaagtacatAAAGAAGCTGCAAAGAGTATTACTAATGATAAACATAACGATAGACATAGTCATAGCGAGGATAGTAGTGTTAATGattacaatagcaacaacaggaGTAGCCATAGTATAACACAGCAGCAAGCAGGTGGTTTGCTAGAAGAGCGTCTACGTAAGTTGCACCGCACCGAAGAGCATCCACTGCGTCATGATGGCAATactattagaaacaaaaatcgTCGTCGTCGTCTACAGAATCGGCGCAAGCTTCACCAACAACACAATTTGCAGACAAAGAACCTGGTGCGCCAACAACACCACAACAGCACAAAAATGGCACGTCGGCGTCAACACGAACGCGAACAGCTGTTACGCAAGCAAAGTCGCCACCGACAGCAACTGTTGGCGCGGCACGAACAACATCAGCGTGAACAGCCGCCACCACCGGCGCGTGGTGCAGGCGCGGCAGCCAGTTCTACCGCCTCGACAGCGGCCTCGGCACTCACGGCTACTGCCGCCTCCTTGGTGCCTACAACACTGATCGACATTATGGCTTTGTTGGCAGCATCGCGACGGAAGCGTGGGCGGCGGAAAAAGGATAATGCAGTAGAAGAGAGCGAGAATGCAACGGCGAGTGCGGGTAGTGGAGCGCAAGGCGTGACACATGCGGCCGATATGCAAATAGCGGTAGCACAAACAAAACTACCCACAATGGAGGAAGATGAGGTGGCTAAGAAGCAAAAGGTGGAATGGCTGGCGCTGGATGGTGAGGAGCAGGCGATGGTGAGAGCGCAACGTCAAACAGCGCAGGATGCTGTGAGGGGTGGGTCAAGTGGTGCGCGGAGTGAGAAAGTGCAGCTGGCACATAGGCATCGACATCATCATCAGCGGCCGCAGACGCTTGAATCGGCCGCTGAACCAGTGAGCGCAACGCAGCATGTTGCTGAGAAGGTTGCGCAGGCGCAGGCGCAGCCAACAGAGCAACAAACAGATGAATACTCAAATAGTTATGTTAATAGTAAtttaaatagtaataataaactAGATACTTATACTAATGCTAATAATGGTAATGATAATGATTATGTTAATGCAATACCTGCCTTGCCAAAAAACTACTTATACGAAAAAACTCATCAACACGCAGATTATGATGTTCATAGTCACAAGGATGATGAGGatgataatgataatgataatAATTACAATAACCAATATGCTAGAGCGCATAGTGAAGCTGCTGGTAAGCATGAAAAACACGAAAAGCAAGCTGCTGAAAATGGTAGTCATAGCGCCAACGggcgcagcagcagcaataggAGTAGAAAAATTAGTAGTAGTCAACGTAGCGATAGTATTAACCCTAGTATGACTGATTATAGTAGTAATGGTAATTCTAAGTTTAGTCAAcctcaaaaacaacagcaacagcaaccgcAACATCAAACGCTTATCCATAATAGACTAAGATATCGACGACGAGCTGCTGCAACCGAAGCCACAAACGAAGCAGAGGCGACAACAGCTCATGACGAACACGTTGACAATATACATGTTGACGCGAACGACGATGTTGCTGACAACATTGTTGATCGGCATGTTGCTAAGCAACACCAGCCAGATAAACACGCGCAGCAACAAGTAGATTTGGTGAAAAGCGAAGAAGCTGCAGCGGATGTCAGCACTTCCGCTGCGAGTTTCgaacaccaaacaaaaaaatatacgaatgcaaataaaataacgaatacaaataaaaatacgaatataaatataaatacaaaaacgaaTATAATAAATGCGAATAAAATtacgaatacgaatatgaaatataatataaatattgataaaGTTAGAGATAACGGTGACATTAATGTGAACACCGCTGGCGAGCGAGCGAGTGCTGTTGAAGCAAAAATTgaagttgttgctgctgctgctgctgttgctgttgccgaTGATGTTCACACAGCCAACCTGGTGAAAGACAATAATGTTAagcgtaatttttttggtatacACCTGCCGTTTTTTCGTCAATATAGCATCAATAACAGCAAtattaacaataataacaataatcttATGCATTTTATTAACAACAACATTAATATGGATGTCGTAGAAAATATTGATAATGAAGCTAATGCTAATCAGATAAATGCGAATGCAATTGCTAATGCTTAtcaaccgcaacaacaacaactccagCCAGCTGTTAATAATAACAATGACGAAGTtaatgttgctgctgctgttgttgccgcTGGCAATGTAGCCATTGCTGCTCACTTAGCGCGCGCATTCATTAATGATAACGGTAACCGCGATGTTATTGAtgctaattataataataatgacgATGAAAATGTTCATGCTGCAAATATCGataatattaataatgtttATGAGCAATTGTTTGCTGCTAATCATAAACGTTTTTTTCGTAGCTTAAATTATGCTAATACTAATCACAATGTGAATAATTATACTGATGATAATGATAACAATGACCAAGGCGATGAAAATGCTGATGAATGGAAAAGAAATCATAATAAATATGATATGACTATAGTACAATACAGATATGTAGTTgtcttttactaaaaaaaaaaaatcaataagctGAATGAAGGATTGTGGCAGAGGGAGTGAGGAATGGAGGCTTTATCTGTGCTAACTTGGCAGAGGGAATgagaaatgaagttaaaaatggGTTTATGGAATAGCTAGCTGGGAAATTGATTGCGAAGCGTGTGCTATCTGAAAGGTACGAAAATAACCTCTTTAATCGGAGCTTGGGTCAAAAAAGGGCATATCTTTGTTGGACGATATGAGAGAAAGACTTTCGATTAAACTTGAACAACAAACACGAAGCGTGTGAATCTGAGAAAGTGACGACAACtttatttatatcaaaatttgaGTCACACATAGCGTAGGTTTAGCGGGCGATAACAGGGAAGGCTTTCAGATTAAACTTAAAGAACGACTACGAAGTGTGGCTATACTTGAAAAAGGTGATAACTCTATTGAAATCAAATCTTGAGTCAAAGAAGGGTGTAGATTTAGCGGGGAAGACTTTCAGATTAAACTTAAAGAAGGTCTAAAAAGGAGCCTACATAATTCAACTCTAGCGgtgaaaactaaaataaaggttttcatacttaaaatttattatgaatacTGGCTGGTTTGAGAAGAGAGACACCCATCCGATCTTGGTGGTGGTGGTCCTTAGTATCACAAAAATCCTTTTGCGGCAGCCACAATTTCTTTGCTCTGCATATTTTCTTAAGTCCGCTCTACTTTGCACCATAGGAGAAAAGCTTCACTTACAGAAAATAGGACAGGAGGCTACTGAAAACTTGGACTTAGCAGTATTGAAGATGCGACAGATCAGCAGAGAAACTGGTTTCTGGTAAAGGCACCACCTTCATAGAAAAATTACGCCAGCATGCGCACATGGGTAAGTAAAGCTAGTTTCATAAGCTAGTCGAGGACTGGCTGAAAAAACGCCTGTGGATATGAAATCATAAGCACACAAAACGACTTTCATTGATACCTTCTCTTGAGCCCAAGGTATTTTATGATGTGAGACTGCCAGTCTTCAATTCAATTCGAAaaaaagatgtacaattttcTACCTTTCAAGGTAGAGAAGGCTACATCGCATCTAATCAACTACCAGCAGAAAGCATATCAATTAGTTTCAAGTTGAAATGTGTTCGGATGATTTGGTCAAAGAAATTATTTGAAGGTCCCCTGTAATGTGTCCAAACAAAGGATTagcaatttctttgaaaaaagcaATTATAGAGAACTTTTTTACTATCTGCCTAGATTGCAGATTACCATCTATTAAatgtagcatataaaaaattgctttccAACTAGATTTTATGAAGGGTGATATAGgagaccgccgtagccgaatgggcttgcTCAAAGCCCCGGCATGAAACACcgaatgataaaaaaagtttcttctaaaagcggtcgccaatcggcagtcaatggcaaacccctTGGTGtatttctgaaacaaaaaaactccGCCTAATGAATTATCTGggttcggaggtggcataaaactgcagGCCCCTCTATTTCTGGAAACACTCAATAAAGGGTTTAAGCGCAAacggcgtcgtacgtcaatttcATTGAAGATTAGTGGAATAGACAGCTGAAGTATTCAAACAGGCAGGTAAAGATCCAAGTAAAGATTTTCATTACTcacttactttttttatttagtaaaaaagctgTTGTGTATGGGGTGCTCTTTTGATGGCTATTGTtttacagctgagaatggcaaagtgTGTTGACATTCCTCTTCAGTAATGAATCATCAGAATTTCAGTCATCATGATTTGTTTAAcactagaacaacgcttccaaattgtggaaatttactttgaaaaaaataaatctgttttcgaagttcatagagcattgcgggatcatcggtccttatttctttcgaaatgaggaaggagctgccgttacggtgaatggggagcgctatcgagccattctgactgaatttttgtttccaaaaattaattagctaaaCATCGAagacatttggttccagcaagactTGCAATTCAGcccgcttaacaatcgatttatttcaaaatcactttggtgcctactttttttcCAGAAGTACTCCTGTTCATTGGTCTCGACGTATGATTTAATGCCTCTGGATTACTTTTTATGGAGCTGTACTAAGTCATTTGTTTATGCCAATAAACCAAAAACTATTGAAGCAATAGAAACTACTATTCAAGTCACCATTGGcaccatacggccagatttataggaaaaagtagtcaaaaattgtgcAAATCGAATTGACCAtgaaactcgtagccgcggtggGCATATGCCGGgtgtcatattaaaaaaataaatgccaggaAATTATCTATcaggttataataaaaaaaaattatttcaacaatAATTCTGTTTATGTTATCAGTTTATGTCTTGAAGCGCTAAAAAATACCCCCGATATGCAAGAAAGCTGTCtagaatttaatgaatttatttaatgGAATTTTATGAAGCAAATGGATGTTATGTCTGCTAGAGATTTaacacttttgttttttgccgaATTCCACATAACTGACCTACTCCGGCTTCTATGCTAATTTCCAAAGATTTTTATTGCAGTAGTACCAGAATGATAAATCGCATTCGAAGAAAAATTGCATTCAATGTCTAACTCaaatgtgtactaatacgagtataaatttacaaatatttgttgaaaaCTATTTACTCTAATCGAATCACTTAAAATGAGTGCTACAGCCGCTGATTATCTGTAACAAGCGTAACTAGTTTGCTGATGGCGAATACAAATGAATTAAGCGATTTTAAGGCGGCACGAATGCAAAGTTTAAGAACTCACGCAAAATTAAGGCGTTGGAAAACACATCGGGAGAGTTGCTAAATAGCTACTACTGCATGAAAAATAATCTGCAAAGTGTCAAAcgcaccaaatttttatttaaacagtttGACAAATTACCAAGCAGGTCAGCGAAGTAGGCAAATCAAGCAGTGCGCGCCGGTACACAGCCGAGCACTTGTTGAACTGGTCGCCGCCATAGCAGAGCGTTGATTAGAGACTTGGTGCGCCTGCGCGATGCGTTTTTAATGCTGGCGTATACGAGATTACAGCAACACGTAATACACACAAAATAATTGCTTATTTTGTAAGCCAACTAGCCAGGTGGCAATATGTAGATTTGTGCGATGCCTGGAGACTGCTTGCTTGGCGAAGAATTTCACAAATGTGGAAATGTGTAGTGGAGTAGCTAACAGCGGCCAACAGGCCTTCAACCAGTTGACATTGTCTGCGTGGCGTGGCGTTTTGTGTGCGTACGCAGACAAAGCTTGGCTTAGAACGGTTATGCGTACAATGCACACAGCACACAGCACACAGACATAGTTGTTATGGCAACTTTTCCgttttgcttcaaaaaaaaaaaaaaggaaaaacaaatagctaaaaagaaaaaaatataataaaagaagTATAATAATGACGCACAGTTGACGtttgtatttacatttgtgCCGCGCAGGCGGCCCCCCAACACCAAACGCAGCGGGGTACATTGGCGCGCTGCCTCACAGCTTCTAATTCTGCTACACCTTTCTTGCCTACTACTTATCACTATTTGTTTGTGTGctatagaaacaaaaaaaaaatctacagaatttatagttttttaatgaGCTGCATTTTTTCGCCGCGGTCGCCACCGTCCAGCGCCGCGACTTTCTTCCTAAGCTCAGCTGCCCATCAACGTCAGCACGCCGTTGGTCATTTGCATTGGCTAACGCTCGCTGCTGTCGTCAGCGGTATTCAAGCGTATACACATGTAAATTAGTTAGGAATTCCTACAAACgagcttttcattttcaatcaaGCAGCtcgaattgtttttatttgtgctgCAGACTCACCTTCCCACCGCCCTCAACTCTACCCCAGTGGCCCGTCAATCCGGTTGTGCTGTATTGGTATCCACAGCATACAGGTGCCATAAATACAGCTTCTTGAATTGTTCTCTACAtttcttttattgtttatttatttttttgttgttgctttttttcattattgtaCTTAGTCCTTTGTTAGCGTAGCGCGGCGATTTCAGCCTTTTCCTGAAAGAAAGAATcgttaataagtaaataatgtATAGTTTtagtgtttaataaaaaaaaaaattacctgaGCTCCATACCAAAGCTGTGGCCAACTGCTCTACCGCCTAATTAAATGGCGTTGATTATATCGTAGAatctttttttgacaaattaccATGCCTCGTTTGTATACACACACtcgtacatatgtgagtatgtgaTGCCAGCTATgagtgtatgtataaatatttgtgttcaTATTTCATTTCCATGCGTTGATATACGATCGCATTTGATTTATGCACAACTGGGAGAGGCTGGAGGTTGGTATTGACTGGCCTCCGAATGTTGTGTTCAAGCATTAATGTGTTAACTGTCCGTCGTTTCATTAACTTATCGAACTACGTAGTTGACTTTGACTAGGCCCACGTATGTACGTACacctgtacatatgtacgtacatctgTTAGTGTGTCTGAGTGTAGTATTTATTTGCATCTTTGCATCTATCAATGGCTGTTTGATGTATTAATTTAATGCATCGCCTCTGTTATCGGCATTTGAAATGGTATTTGTATTTGAATTGGCATTTTGTGCCAGTGCCGGTGCTGCTGCTTGTGAAAACAGGTTAATACCAGATAGTCATTTATTTTAGTGTTtgactttttctttcaaatattacATTAAGTCACCTACGATGCGATAAGATGCAGGTTTATAGATGTCGTAAAAGCCTTGACCCACACAATAGTTTTGAAAGTTCATTTAAATAAGCGCAGAATAAATACGATATGTAAACATAAACGCGAACTTTGTGTGAAAACGTTTTCAATGGCATTGTTCGAAGGAAATAATGCGACGAAACGATAGTTGAGTACTCGTACTTCAAGTATCTATGCCATACATGAGCCCATTAGCTCGAGTCTGTGCTGTAACAAGAATGGCAAGAAGGTAAGTATTTAAGCTATTTAGACGTGGCTGCTGTTATTTTTACGAGCAGATTAGGTTAAATGTTTCAATGTGATGAAGTGCGCTGCGACCTCTTATATGGTCTATTTCACTTGAACGTTTGACCTATAATTATAGGCCAAAATCCTTGGGCTTATAAGGCTTCACATAATTTGAGCACTTCCTCAGGCTTATTTGTTCTATATCACCAATGGGATTAGAGCCACACTATCTAGGTGAGCGCGTCTCCCTGATGTTTCATCACCACTTTTTTGTGCTTTTCCTGGTTTTCTGCAATAATAACGAAAACTACAATGTCCCATATAGTATGTAGAGAGAGTCCACAAGTTTTATTTATCCAGGTTTTTGAGTCTACTTCAGCTCTTATAAAAATGAGCATAATTTGTTTTACCTGTCCCTGTTCTAGACTTACCATCTATCGTCGAATGCATCTATCTATGAATTCCGTATTTTCTAAGTCGttgataatttcatttatatgcGCTTTGGTAAGAGCGCAGAAAAGTTAGGCTCTATGGTTCTAATTTCGTTAGACAACCCGTTTGTTCCATACCGTAATGCACAGAACACCCAAATGAGGTAATGGCCTAGGAACAGGGGTAATAAACATCCTTCACGTTAGGTTatgtttttgtggcagtcggcttaGAAAAGCCAACTCATTTAGACCATATAGGTCCGTAGTGGTACCACTGTACCATCATCATTCGAACCATTTAGACACACTTATGAAGCGCAGAATAGATTTTATCgcaacaccggatagttccgtaagagagtcaaaGGAGTGTTTTCCTAATAACCTTGCTCTACTTCTAGCTAAGGCTGAGAAATTACAGAGGAAGTAAGTGCTTTACTGCGTCTTCCTCCTCCTCGTCTcaacaacttctgcagtattcatgagaaaaaaatattttgaagaattcaAATATCCACGAAGTTTGCATTGCAAAATCAAGCTTCAatttgaacacaggtgtactacccttttaaaatctttttaaatgGCTTGTGTTggaaaacttattttttcagatttatttgAGAAAGTGTCTAAGTAAAATGGAATTTGAAAGACACTAATTTGCGTTATTCAGAGAggctgttattttatttatgaacttTGTGACGAAGCATTTAGATTTCGATTCTACGGCTTGTAAGTATGGATCCATGGCTCTTTAAGGAAGCTCTACAGAGGTTGGAGTTTCTAATTTGTGAATAAGTTGCACCGCATTTAAAGGCGTATACTTGTACATCATGCATTAGCAAATCTGCCATAGGTTCATTGAGACTTGCATTCGAAAGAAACCCCACACCACAAGAGGCTCAATCAGGCATCTTCCTCTATACGCACATTGTTTTTAGCCACTATTTCGGATTGTGTGTTTTTAACTTAAACTTACGGAGAATCACTTCTTGGACATATAACAGATAATTATTAAATTGAGCTTCAACCAGTTTACTATGACTCTTGTAAAAGCATTTATTTCATGAATAAATTGGGAAAGAGTTTCGTTTGCCTTTAGTATGctattgcttttgcttttgatcGAGTTAACGATTTTTCAGACCCTTTTGGATTTTGCAGAAATGTTTTGGTAGTAAAACCCACCACAGAAATCATCGCACCGCCCTGCTCGAAACCTCGAAGGCATTCCAAGTgacaaattacaattaaaataacatCATTCATGTAATTTCAAATGCCTTTGCGAGAATAGCAAAGGTCAGCTTGTTATGAAACAGTTCTCGTTCCTCATTTCTTACAAGACTATCAAGTGTGTGAATTTTATGAgctagaaatattatatttcacaactatgtatgtaagtaaatatatatgtattcgtAAGTATGTTTACCTATTTATGTACTTGGGAGTATAGTTTAGCGCTGGAGACGAACAAGCCAATGTATTGCAACTAAGTTTCAAAATAACAAGATTTTTATGATTCTCTGAATTTTTTTGAGCTgccttttttctataaatagctacgattttgtgtattttgtgtCGTATTAAAACTTTGCATTGAGCTATATTTGCATTATATGATAGTATAGGCATTGTGTAGTATGCGCGTGGCATTGCCTGCGGCGTCATgccgattttttaatttagtacttATGATTTTATAGAGTTTCCCAAATTGGTTAAGAGTCATCATTGATCGCTAGCTTTATTTTcagacaaacaaacaaaaaaaacgaaaaagggggaaaaacgaaaactgaaaaatgtgaaaatattaaaaatggtaTATTTGATTTGAGAgcttaaatatgtgcatatgtatttgtacacatatacatTGTATCGTACATATAAACTCGCataattatcataataaaaccagcaacaatttgaCGCCAGTCAGTTgcctttttggcgttttttatGACTGTAACGCCGCGTGGCGAGTGCGACACGTTTGGGGGCATAAAGCTGAAACAGTTTATGTGGCTATAagctgttttgtgtttttttttggaaaatttttattgtatttttgttttgccattgtagtatgcatacatatttgtgtatatCCTTTGGGTTTTTTCTGCCAAATGTAGGTGTTCCATACGAACGATAACGGAGCCGACAATTAGCGATATAAGGAGGTATAAAAATCGATGGCAAGTGGTTTTACGGCAAACTCTGCCATTTCAGCGTAATTAGGTACTGA is a genomic window of Anastrepha ludens isolate Willacy chromosome 6, idAnaLude1.1, whole genome shotgun sequence containing:
- the LOC128868162 gene encoding uncharacterized protein DDB_G0283357 isoform X2; translation: MGLPQLTLNAKNTILLMVMFAFVVPAYTKTKDYVLMLTTHNDRALHINDVGKVTAANIAFAQPLTMDIVGDPFNGDPFFITLYAKQVGLFLCFRRGRLVGLKQLSRDCHFSETMEHGHYMYANAYNATLRVGFTKRFKPIGPKRLQHGHIISKDHFLFERRHLADIITSRITATTTTTTTTTTSTTTTTTRIPKVTRIQRNRNNAHNNNNNDNRPPLKHSVAQESQQQQVHKEAAKSITNDKHNDRHSHSEDSSVNDYNSNNRSSHSITQQQAGGLLEERLRKLHRTEEHPLRHDGNTIRNKNRRRRLQNRRKLHQQHNLQTKNLVRQQHHNSTKMARRRQHEREQLLRKQSRHRQQLLARHEQHQREQPPPPARGAGAAASSTASTAASALTATAASLVPTTLIDIMALLAASRRKRGRRKKDNAVEESENATASAGSGAQGVTHAADMQIAVAQTKLPTMEEDEVAKKQKVEWLALDGEEQAMVRAQRQTAQDAVRGGSSGARSEKVQLAHRHRHHHQRPQTLESAAEPVSATQHVAEKVAQAQAQPTEQQTDEYSNSYVNSNLNSNNKLDTYTNANNGNDNDYVNAIPALPKNYLYEKTHQHADYDVHSHKDDEDDNDNDNNYNNQYARAHSEAAGKHEKHEKQAAENGSHSANGRSSSNRSRKISSSQRSDSINPSMTDYSSNGNSKFSQPQKQQQQQPQHQTLIHNRLRYRRRAAATEATNEAEATTAHDEHVDNIHVDANDDVADNIVDRHVAKQHQPDKHAQQQVDLVKSEEAAADVSTSAASFEHQTKKYTNANKITNTNKNTNININTKTNIINANKITNTNMKYNINIDKVRDNGDINVNTAGERASAVEAKIEVVAAAAAVAVADDVHTANLVKDNNVKRNFFGIHLPFFRQYSINNSNINNNNNNLMHFINNNINMDVVENIDNEANANQINANAIANAYQPQQQQLQPAVNNNNDEVNVAAAVVAAGNVAIAAHLARAFINDNGNRDVIDANYNNNDDENVHAANIDNINNVYEQLFAANHKRFFRSLNYANTNHNVNNYTDDNDNNDQGDENADEWKRNHNKYDMTIVQYRYVVVFY